Proteins from a genomic interval of Salinarchaeum sp. Harcht-Bsk1:
- a CDS encoding methionine synthase → MTKEQFRPEDHPNDHFLMTTVVGSYPKPKWLNRVRERCHHQEDVDQVELEPVDEETLAEAEDDAARLITKEHERAGLDVVVDGEMRRTEMVEYFAERIEGYEFNGPVKVWGHNYFDKPSVVSEVEYGEQWLVDEYEFTSEVADRPVKVPITGPYTLARWVFNEHYETTADLANDLAELVNEEVEKLVDAGARYIQIDEPALAQHEDDHAIVGEALERVVEDLPEDVRIGLHVCYGDYSRIYPEILEFPVDEFDLELANGDFEQVDVFKEPEFTADLAMGVLDAHVAEVESVEEIKENIKKGLEIVPPEQLVVSPDCGVKLLPRNAAYQKLENMVQAAREVEAELDAGEIDVLQAPASADD, encoded by the coding sequence ATGACGAAGGAGCAGTTCCGTCCCGAGGACCACCCGAACGACCACTTCCTCATGACAACGGTCGTCGGCTCCTACCCGAAGCCGAAGTGGCTCAACCGCGTCCGCGAGCGGTGTCACCACCAGGAGGACGTCGACCAGGTCGAACTCGAGCCCGTCGACGAGGAGACGCTGGCCGAGGCCGAGGACGACGCGGCTCGCCTGATCACGAAGGAACACGAACGCGCCGGGCTCGACGTGGTCGTCGACGGTGAGATGCGCCGGACGGAGATGGTCGAGTACTTCGCCGAACGAATCGAGGGCTACGAGTTCAACGGGCCGGTGAAGGTCTGGGGCCACAACTACTTCGACAAGCCCTCCGTCGTCTCGGAGGTCGAGTACGGCGAGCAGTGGCTCGTCGACGAGTACGAGTTCACGTCGGAGGTCGCCGACCGCCCCGTCAAGGTCCCGATCACGGGCCCCTACACGCTGGCCCGCTGGGTGTTCAACGAGCACTACGAGACGACCGCCGACCTCGCCAACGACCTCGCGGAACTCGTCAACGAGGAGGTCGAGAAGCTCGTCGACGCCGGCGCACGCTACATCCAGATCGACGAGCCCGCGCTCGCCCAGCACGAGGACGATCACGCCATCGTCGGCGAGGCCCTCGAGCGCGTCGTCGAGGACCTCCCCGAGGACGTCCGCATCGGGCTCCACGTTTGCTACGGCGACTATTCCCGGATCTACCCCGAGATCCTCGAGTTCCCGGTCGACGAGTTCGACCTCGAACTCGCAAACGGCGACTTCGAACAGGTCGACGTGTTCAAAGAGCCCGAATTTACCGCCGACCTCGCGATGGGTGTCCTCGACGCCCACGTTGCCGAGGTCGAGTCCGTCGAAGAGATCAAGGAGAACATCAAGAAGGGCCTCGAGATCGTTCCGCCCGAACAGCTCGTCGTCTCGCCGGACTGTGGCGTGAAGCTCCTGCCCCGCAACGCAGCCTACCAGAAGCTGGAGAACATGGTCCAGGCCGCTCGCGAGGTCGAGGCTGAACTCGACGCCGGCGAAATCGACGTCCTGCAGGCTCCCGCCAGCGCCGACGACTAA
- a CDS encoding DUF655 domain-containing protein, with protein MSDSKSDETVRRAVVLDYLPHGRSDDDRPQYRRSAVGYGVDTEDFHLYEFALADDGETSIGDEIDVAPADAWDDVDHVREIEYDDLPSGANSELDYVIDELLEDESDRFVNVYNEAGPITLRLHQLNLLPGIGDKLRDSILEERKRRGPFESFDDVADRVDGLHDPKGVIRERIFEEIRGDDLKYRLFAVRDDE; from the coding sequence ATGAGCGACTCCAAGAGCGACGAGACGGTTCGTCGCGCGGTCGTCCTGGACTATCTCCCCCACGGTCGGAGCGATGACGACCGACCCCAGTACCGCCGCTCTGCGGTCGGGTACGGCGTCGATACCGAGGATTTCCACCTCTACGAGTTCGCGCTCGCCGACGACGGGGAGACGTCGATCGGCGACGAGATCGACGTCGCTCCCGCCGACGCCTGGGACGACGTCGATCACGTCCGCGAGATCGAGTACGACGACCTGCCGAGCGGCGCGAACTCGGAACTCGACTACGTGATCGACGAACTGCTCGAAGACGAGTCGGACCGGTTCGTGAACGTCTACAACGAGGCCGGACCGATCACCCTCCGGCTCCACCAGCTCAATCTGCTGCCCGGCATCGGCGACAAACTCCGCGATTCGATTCTCGAGGAACGCAAGCGCCGGGGCCCCTTCGAGAGCTTCGACGACGTCGCAGACCGCGTCGACGGGCTGCACGATCCGAAGGGCGTGATCCGCGAGCGCATCTTCGAGGAGATCCGCGGCGACGACCTGAAGTACCGGCTGTTCGCGGTCCGTGACGACGAGTAG
- a CDS encoding HemK2/MTQ2 family protein methyltransferase, which yields MTPERDLAARRGQTETVYQPAEDSRLLATAAIEHLGPDDRVVEVGTGSGYVAATIAQETGADVIGTDLNPDACEQTRERGVEALRANLLDPFAADSFDAVVCNPPYLPTEPDEERSDWMEVALSGGESGLAVIEPLLADVGRALRPDGVVLLLVSSLTGVDDVVELASAAGFSAAAVAEDSFPFETLSVLKLVR from the coding sequence ATGACGCCGGAGCGTGACCTCGCGGCCCGCAGGGGCCAGACCGAGACGGTGTACCAGCCGGCGGAGGATTCCCGGTTGCTCGCGACCGCTGCGATCGAGCACCTCGGACCCGACGACCGCGTCGTCGAGGTCGGTACCGGATCTGGATACGTCGCAGCGACAATCGCCCAGGAGACCGGTGCGGACGTGATCGGCACGGACCTCAACCCGGACGCGTGTGAACAGACCCGAGAGCGTGGCGTCGAGGCGCTCCGGGCGAACCTCCTCGATCCGTTCGCTGCCGATAGCTTCGACGCGGTCGTCTGCAATCCGCCCTATCTGCCGACGGAACCCGACGAGGAGCGATCGGACTGGATGGAGGTCGCGCTCTCGGGCGGCGAGTCAGGACTGGCGGTGATCGAACCGCTCCTGGCCGACGTCGGCCGCGCCCTTCGACCAGATGGCGTCGTACTGCTACTCGTGTCGTCGCTGACCGGCGTCGACGACGTCGTCGAACTCGCGTCCGCTGCCGGTTTCTCGGCCGCCGCCGTCGCCGAGGATTCGTTCCCCTTCGAGACGTTGAGCGTCCTGAAACTCGTCCGGTGA
- a CDS encoding penicillin acylase family protein, translated as MVSEHTRRAILGAALGSGIAISGVPQIRRYLRLFAPLSGGAWDAARRDPGGDFASPYGDATIRKDEYGVPHVDAESEEALAYATGYVHGTDRLFQMDLFRRQMRGTLSAVAGDATVESDEFHRRMDFTAAAEATVEQLRGTETEPIVEAYVEGVNEARRTEGLQLEFELLEYEPDPWTATDVMLVEKQISWGLTGNFRPLQQAVVADEFGEDVVERLYPDRMDHDSPILREQTLESGSQELPGSGAAAEASALIGDELKSVSDRADRKPTGPSGTGGHRVGPELADYCSQFTWPTGVGSNSWVVSGEHTADGEPIVCNDPHLLLLAPPVWYEQHLECAAFETRGVAFPGAPFVVIGENDSGAWGFTNVGADVCDHYSYETDGNRYRYGDEWREFETEEVEIEVDGASNETITRRKTVHGPVVEEAGQEVAVQWTGLAGTETFAAVRDLAHSEGLEDAVAALRRFDAPTQNFVYADTAGNTFYWTTGRMPIRRSDGEIVRGDRIFDGSAREGEWTGFEPYGQPSWEGFVPFEDKPGVVNPDYLATANQRVIDEPGFYVADGYAPPFRGARAYERLDAAVAEGPVDLDTMRDVQQDVLDRRARLLVPDLLEVRDRLSGGAASLADDLDGWDERTTTDSRGALAFDHLLDAFREIVFEEPFEARSALDDLDSLPTPNDWILLTLPADDPWFDRDAVPAREDALIEAAERAAAEIDDAGHGTYGDANRLGIEHPLGVGFLAYPSKPAEGSDVTLKNVRVDDDVGSSWRMLAPPNGDSEAILPGGNDGDYFSEHYHDQLSMWLDGEYKTMAREHRGSTFATFSGDGGDGT; from the coding sequence GTGGTCTCGGAGCACACGCGCAGGGCGATCCTCGGGGCAGCGCTCGGGAGCGGGATCGCGATCAGCGGCGTCCCGCAGATCCGCCGGTACCTTCGACTGTTCGCGCCCCTCTCCGGCGGCGCGTGGGACGCCGCGCGACGCGATCCAGGCGGCGACTTCGCGAGCCCGTACGGCGACGCGACGATCCGCAAGGACGAGTACGGCGTCCCCCACGTCGACGCCGAGAGCGAGGAAGCCCTGGCATACGCCACGGGCTACGTCCACGGCACCGACCGGCTCTTCCAGATGGACCTGTTCCGCCGGCAGATGCGCGGGACGCTCTCGGCAGTCGCCGGCGACGCGACGGTCGAGTCCGACGAGTTCCACCGCCGCATGGACTTCACCGCCGCAGCGGAGGCGACGGTCGAGCAACTGCGTGGCACCGAGACGGAACCGATCGTCGAGGCCTACGTCGAGGGCGTCAACGAGGCCCGCCGAACGGAGGGGCTCCAGCTCGAGTTCGAGTTACTGGAGTACGAGCCCGATCCCTGGACGGCGACCGACGTCATGCTCGTCGAGAAGCAGATTTCCTGGGGCCTGACCGGGAACTTCCGGCCGCTCCAGCAGGCCGTCGTCGCCGACGAGTTCGGCGAGGACGTCGTCGAGCGGCTCTACCCCGACCGGATGGACCACGACTCGCCGATCCTCCGGGAGCAGACGCTCGAATCAGGTTCCCAGGAGCTTCCGGGTAGCGGTGCGGCTGCAGAGGCGTCTGCGCTGATCGGTGACGAACTCAAATCGGTGAGCGATCGGGCTGACCGAAAACCGACCGGACCCAGCGGTACCGGCGGCCATCGCGTCGGCCCCGAACTCGCCGACTACTGCTCACAGTTCACCTGGCCGACCGGCGTCGGCTCGAACTCCTGGGTCGTCTCCGGCGAGCACACCGCCGACGGCGAACCGATCGTCTGCAACGATCCCCACCTCCTCCTGCTCGCGCCGCCGGTGTGGTACGAGCAGCACCTCGAGTGTGCGGCCTTCGAGACGCGCGGAGTCGCCTTCCCGGGCGCGCCCTTCGTCGTCATCGGCGAGAACGACTCCGGTGCCTGGGGATTCACCAACGTCGGCGCGGACGTCTGCGACCACTACAGCTACGAGACCGACGGCAACCGTTACCGCTACGGCGACGAGTGGCGCGAGTTCGAGACGGAGGAGGTCGAAATCGAGGTCGACGGTGCGAGCAACGAGACGATCACACGCCGGAAGACCGTCCACGGCCCGGTCGTCGAGGAGGCTGGCCAGGAGGTCGCCGTGCAATGGACTGGGCTCGCGGGCACAGAGACGTTCGCCGCGGTCAGAGACCTCGCACACAGTGAAGGGCTGGAGGACGCGGTTGCGGCACTCCGGCGTTTCGACGCGCCGACGCAGAACTTCGTGTACGCCGATACGGCCGGCAACACCTTCTACTGGACGACGGGGCGGATGCCGATCCGCCGCAGCGACGGCGAGATCGTCCGCGGCGACCGAATCTTCGACGGCTCTGCGCGGGAAGGCGAGTGGACCGGGTTCGAGCCGTATGGGCAACCGTCCTGGGAGGGCTTCGTTCCGTTCGAGGACAAGCCTGGCGTCGTGAACCCCGACTACCTCGCGACGGCGAATCAGCGCGTGATCGACGAACCCGGGTTCTACGTCGCGGACGGGTACGCGCCGCCGTTCCGCGGCGCGCGGGCCTACGAACGGCTCGACGCAGCGGTGGCCGAGGGCCCAGTCGACCTCGATACGATGCGCGACGTCCAGCAGGACGTGCTCGACCGACGGGCACGATTGCTCGTCCCAGACCTCCTCGAGGTGCGGGACCGGCTCTCCGGCGGCGCAGCGTCGCTCGCCGACGACCTCGATGGATGGGACGAGCGGACGACGACGGACTCTCGCGGCGCGCTCGCCTTCGACCACCTGCTCGACGCGTTCCGCGAAATCGTCTTCGAGGAGCCCTTCGAGGCCAGGTCGGCCCTCGACGACCTCGATTCGCTGCCGACCCCGAACGACTGGATCCTCCTCACGCTCCCCGCCGACGATCCGTGGTTCGATCGCGACGCGGTGCCGGCACGCGAGGACGCACTGATCGAAGCCGCCGAGCGTGCAGCGGCCGAAATCGACGACGCGGGCCACGGCACGTACGGCGACGCGAACCGACTCGGCATCGAGCATCCCCTCGGCGTTGGCTTCCTCGCCTATCCGAGCAAGCCCGCCGAGGGCTCCGACGTGACGCTCAAGAACGTCCGCGTCGACGACGACGTCGGCAGCAGCTGGCGGATGCTCGCGCCGCCGAACGGCGACTCGGAGGCGATCCTCCCCGGCGGCAACGACGGCGACTACTTCTCCGAGCACTACCACGATCAGCTCTCGATGTGGCTCGACGGCGAGTACAAGACGATGGCACGCGAGCACCGCGGCTCGACGTTCGCGACCTTCTCCGGCGACGGAGGTGATGGAACGTGA
- a CDS encoding OB-fold nucleic acid binding domain-containing protein — MGSCIICGTTVDGEVCDVHQEDVGFVFEGTSPNELTPNRYYRGTVDGYADFGVFVDIGDSVTGLLHQSELDQRLESLSWEPGDEVFVQVTGVRDNGNVDLAWSIRQDEREFRGLLVDSPDGERRHESAEDSNAGPDAATSGGESSGNEDVRQRQSDGGKTPSPARDASSGGADGSEDDEQSSSVAEPASDTESVTDTEQSDAAVTAETTSSGGDGATATTSAATSATSATSSDASAEPESMDVGDLEDAVGEFVRLEGEVTSIHQTGGPTIIELRDGAGTVDCAAFDGAGVRAYPEVDVGDVVRIDGTVERRRGDIQVETETLETLVDDEASAITERVAAAMADAVRPDDAQFVADDDPAAPLADGIVEAATAVRQALAEERPVVLRHPATADGYAAGAAIERGAFARARTDAGGAEPDYHVVHRRPLDDPLYGMDAATSDLTRMLQDRERHGEQLPLIVLVGVGSSVEAQEAVELLDVYGVDRIVLDSAQPDEGVERVGDVVVNPHLAGVDVDLSNAALGAALGATVGPAATQDLAHVPAVGYWEDVPEAYSAAATDAGYTHEELRAIREALALEAHYQRYNDKRELVADLLFDGAIDLAEHVAGQFREKLDTEVATARDNLVVRETGGVRFAVLDTDAFTHRFDFPPTALLVDELHRRERDAAAGAVVTIGAGEDELLVRSTESVDVREIASAADDSAPAIEAVGGADGHIEYLPGDRDAAIEAVVGVLASSIEA; from the coding sequence ATGGGTTCTTGCATCATCTGCGGGACGACCGTCGATGGCGAGGTCTGTGACGTCCATCAGGAGGACGTCGGCTTCGTCTTCGAGGGAACCTCCCCCAACGAGCTGACCCCGAACCGATATTACAGAGGCACCGTCGACGGCTACGCCGACTTCGGCGTGTTCGTAGACATCGGCGACTCCGTCACCGGCCTCCTCCACCAGAGCGAACTCGACCAGCGCCTCGAGAGCCTCTCCTGGGAGCCCGGCGACGAGGTTTTCGTCCAGGTCACGGGCGTCCGTGACAACGGCAACGTCGACCTCGCCTGGTCGATCCGACAGGACGAGCGCGAGTTCCGCGGCCTTCTCGTCGACAGCCCCGATGGCGAACGACGACACGAGTCAGCAGAGGACTCGAACGCTGGTCCAGACGCAGCGACGAGTGGGGGCGAGTCGTCGGGAAATGAAGACGTCCGTCAGCGCCAGAGCGACGGCGGCAAGACGCCGTCGCCCGCTCGGGACGCCTCGAGCGGCGGTGCTGACGGGAGCGAAGACGACGAGCAGTCATCGAGCGTCGCCGAACCCGCCAGCGACACCGAGTCTGTAACCGACACCGAGCAATCTGACGCCGCTGTGACCGCCGAGACCACCAGCAGCGGTGGCGACGGCGCCACCGCGACGACTTCCGCAGCGACCAGTGCTACATCGGCGACCAGTTCTGACGCGTCCGCCGAGCCCGAATCGATGGACGTCGGTGACCTCGAAGACGCCGTCGGCGAGTTCGTTCGTCTCGAGGGCGAGGTGACGAGCATCCACCAGACGGGTGGCCCGACGATCATCGAACTCCGGGACGGCGCCGGTACCGTCGACTGCGCTGCATTCGATGGCGCGGGCGTTCGCGCCTACCCGGAAGTCGACGTCGGGGACGTCGTTCGGATCGACGGCACCGTCGAGCGCCGCAGGGGCGATATTCAGGTCGAGACGGAAACGCTGGAAACACTCGTCGACGACGAGGCGTCCGCGATCACCGAGCGCGTCGCCGCCGCGATGGCAGACGCCGTTCGCCCCGACGACGCGCAGTTCGTCGCGGACGACGATCCCGCCGCTCCGCTCGCGGACGGCATCGTCGAGGCCGCGACCGCGGTCCGCCAGGCCCTCGCCGAAGAACGGCCCGTCGTACTCCGACACCCCGCAACTGCGGACGGGTACGCCGCGGGCGCTGCGATCGAGCGAGGCGCCTTCGCCCGGGCCCGGACCGATGCCGGCGGCGCCGAGCCAGATTACCACGTCGTCCACCGACGTCCGCTCGACGACCCCCTCTACGGGATGGACGCAGCGACCTCGGACCTGACTCGGATGCTCCAGGACCGCGAGCGCCACGGCGAGCAGCTACCCCTCATCGTGCTCGTAGGCGTCGGGAGTTCCGTCGAAGCCCAGGAAGCCGTCGAACTCCTCGACGTGTACGGCGTCGACCGGATCGTGCTCGACAGCGCCCAGCCCGACGAGGGCGTCGAGCGCGTCGGCGACGTCGTGGTCAATCCTCACCTCGCTGGCGTCGACGTCGACCTCTCGAACGCTGCCCTCGGCGCAGCACTCGGTGCGACTGTCGGCCCTGCGGCCACCCAGGACCTCGCTCACGTTCCTGCCGTCGGCTACTGGGAGGACGTGCCAGAAGCCTACAGCGCGGCAGCGACGGACGCAGGCTACACGCACGAGGAGCTTCGCGCGATCCGCGAGGCGCTCGCGCTCGAAGCCCACTACCAGCGATACAACGACAAGCGCGAACTCGTCGCCGACCTGCTGTTCGACGGGGCGATCGACCTCGCCGAGCACGTCGCCGGCCAGTTCCGGGAGAAGCTCGACACCGAGGTCGCGACCGCCCGGGACAACCTGGTCGTGCGCGAGACCGGCGGCGTCCGCTTCGCCGTGCTCGACACAGACGCGTTCACGCACCGTTTCGACTTCCCGCCGACGGCGCTCCTCGTCGACGAACTCCATCGTCGTGAACGGGACGCGGCGGCCGGCGCCGTCGTCACGATCGGGGCTGGCGAGGACGAACTGCTCGTCCGGTCGACCGAGTCCGTCGACGTCCGCGAAATCGCATCCGCTGCCGACGACTCCGCGCCCGCCATCGAAGCGGTCGGCGGGGCCGACGGCCACATCGAGTACCTCCCGGGCGACCGCGACGCAGCCATCGAGGCAGTCGTGGGCGTGCTGGCGAGTTCGATCGAGGCCTGA
- a CDS encoding mechanosensitive ion channel family protein codes for MALGLGDAVTSVEARILVSLSIAFVALAGAYLVRRLRQRLSDRIAPIAVDLIGSVLSIAIIVGAVVAVADLWGETETLTSQFGLLELERRAPQIAVTVAVLVGVQVFTSVARRLLNDVTQESDAMSEHEREISYRLTQLLFWSVGIVFVLGVWEVNLGGLLIGAGFLGIVVGFAARETLGSLLAGFVLMFSRPFEVGDWIGVGEGAEEAEGIVTDITLMNTRIQAFDGEFVMVPNDVIGNRMVKNRSRKGRLRMEVEVGVDYEADVEHARDVATDAVSDIDMIMSVPRAETVVKEFDDSSITLGVRGWIEHPSSRRRWRARTRMIRAVKDRFAAEGVKIPFPQRELTGREEQGGFRVLGDAQAQSANADAPAAAPDRDNAPADGGVESADGGPASEEDGDDAGA; via the coding sequence GTGGCGCTCGGTCTGGGGGACGCGGTGACTTCCGTCGAAGCGCGGATCCTCGTCTCACTGTCGATCGCGTTCGTCGCGTTGGCTGGTGCGTATCTCGTCCGGCGGCTTCGCCAGCGACTCTCCGACCGGATCGCGCCGATCGCTGTGGACCTCATCGGCTCGGTCCTGTCGATCGCGATCATCGTCGGGGCGGTCGTCGCCGTCGCAGATCTCTGGGGCGAGACGGAGACGCTGACGAGCCAGTTCGGGTTGCTCGAACTCGAACGGCGCGCACCCCAGATCGCCGTCACCGTCGCCGTGCTGGTCGGCGTCCAGGTCTTCACGAGCGTCGCCCGCCGGCTCCTGAACGACGTGACCCAGGAGAGCGACGCGATGAGCGAACACGAGCGGGAGATCAGCTACCGGCTCACCCAGTTGCTCTTCTGGTCGGTCGGGATCGTCTTCGTCCTCGGCGTCTGGGAGGTCAACCTCGGTGGCCTGCTCATCGGGGCGGGGTTCCTCGGGATCGTGGTCGGCTTCGCTGCCCGCGAAACGCTCGGATCGCTGCTCGCAGGCTTCGTGCTCATGTTCTCTCGACCATTCGAGGTCGGGGACTGGATCGGCGTCGGCGAGGGCGCCGAGGAAGCCGAGGGCATCGTCACCGACATCACGCTGATGAACACCCGCATCCAGGCGTTCGACGGCGAGTTCGTGATGGTGCCAAACGACGTGATCGGGAACCGGATGGTCAAGAACCGCTCGCGGAAGGGCCGCCTCCGCATGGAGGTCGAGGTCGGCGTGGACTACGAGGCCGACGTCGAGCACGCTCGCGACGTCGCCACCGACGCCGTCTCCGACATCGACATGATCATGTCCGTCCCGCGGGCGGAGACAGTGGTCAAGGAGTTCGACGACTCGTCGATCACGCTCGGCGTCCGCGGCTGGATCGAACACCCCAGTTCGCGGCGCCGCTGGCGCGCGCGGACCCGGATGATCCGCGCGGTGAAGGATCGCTTCGCAGCGGAGGGCGTCAAGATCCCGTTCCCGCAGCGGGAACTCACCGGTCGCGAAGAGCAGGGCGGATTCCGCGTCCTCGGTGACGCCCAGGCACAGTCGGCAAACGCAGACGCGCCCGCCGCGGCACCAGATCGCGACAATGCACCCGCCGACGGTGGCGTCGAATCGGCCGACGGCGGGCCTGCCTCCGAGGAGGACGGCGATGACGCCGGAGCGTGA
- a CDS encoding 16S ribosomal RNA methyltransferase A has translation MRDPDGLLARAGVSGNPDRDQHFLVDDRVLDRLPDHLDPAAADSGQIEHVLEIGAGTGALTDRLLERFDRVTAIERDPTLATFLREEFADAIEAGRLDLIEGDALAVEYPDFDASISNLPYGASSEFLFRLLPTGKPLVLTVQLEFAERLAAEPGTPEYGRLTVSAGHYADVDLVEPVPPEAFSPPPAVESAIVRATPRTPTYDVADDEFFLRFVKAVFTQRRKTMRNAIRNTAHISDLDDPDAVVAAADEDLMSARAGELPPERFAELASLALAEGVA, from the coding sequence ATGAGGGATCCAGACGGGCTGCTCGCTCGCGCCGGGGTATCGGGAAACCCCGACCGCGATCAGCACTTCCTGGTCGACGACCGGGTGCTGGACAGGCTGCCCGACCACCTCGATCCTGCCGCCGCTGACAGCGGCCAGATCGAGCACGTCCTCGAGATCGGTGCGGGAACCGGTGCGCTCACCGACCGATTGCTCGAGCGGTTCGACCGCGTCACTGCGATCGAACGAGATCCCACGCTCGCAACGTTCCTTCGTGAGGAGTTCGCCGACGCGATCGAGGCGGGACGACTCGACCTGATCGAGGGCGACGCCCTCGCGGTCGAGTACCCCGACTTCGACGCGTCGATCTCGAACCTTCCTTACGGCGCCTCCAGCGAGTTCCTCTTTCGGCTGCTTCCCACCGGAAAGCCGCTCGTACTGACCGTCCAACTCGAGTTCGCCGAACGGCTCGCCGCCGAACCCGGCACCCCGGAGTACGGCCGCCTGACGGTGAGCGCCGGCCACTACGCCGACGTCGACCTGGTCGAACCGGTTCCGCCGGAGGCGTTCTCCCCACCGCCGGCCGTCGAGAGTGCGATCGTCCGCGCGACCCCACGGACGCCGACGTACGACGTCGCAGACGACGAGTTCTTCCTCCGATTCGTCAAGGCGGTGTTCACCCAGCGGCGGAAGACGATGCGAAACGCGATCCGGAACACCGCCCACATCTCGGACCTCGACGACCCCGATGCAGTGGTCGCCGCCGCGGACGAGGACCTCATGAGCGCACGCGCTGGCGAACTGCCGCCGGAGCGGTTCGCCGAACTGGCGAGTCTCGCACTCGCCGAGGGGGTGGCCTGA
- a CDS encoding 50S ribosomal protein L21e, translated as MPDSHGPRRGTREKLSNDPRDRGTSPPQRAIAEFEEGQSVHLRLDPSVSDGRFHPRFNGHTGVVVGEQGSAYKVRIDDGGKAKTIIATAAHLTAQE; from the coding sequence ATGCCCGACTCTCATGGACCTCGCCGGGGAACCCGCGAGAAGCTCTCGAACGATCCACGCGACCGCGGGACGTCCCCGCCCCAGCGCGCTATCGCCGAGTTCGAAGAGGGTCAGTCCGTCCACCTCCGACTCGACCCGAGCGTCTCGGACGGCCGCTTCCACCCCCGCTTCAACGGTCACACCGGCGTCGTCGTCGGCGAGCAGGGCTCCGCGTACAAGGTTCGCATCGACGACGGTGGCAAAGCGAAGACGATCATCGCGACGGCTGCGCACCTGACGGCACAGGAATGA
- a CDS encoding RNA polymerase Rpb4 family protein, translated as MTIFKETIDEEYLTISEAKQLLEDIEDERAIEEDREMRYELARAVEHVNRFAVLDAEESVELVEELKDLEKVDEKTAYKIADLLPQNRDELRSVFAQERYTLDGDELDEILQVVAKYA; from the coding sequence ATGACGATCTTCAAGGAGACGATCGACGAGGAGTACCTCACGATCTCGGAGGCCAAGCAGCTCCTCGAGGACATCGAGGACGAGCGGGCCATCGAGGAAGACCGCGAGATGCGCTACGAGCTCGCACGGGCCGTCGAGCACGTCAACCGCTTCGCCGTCCTCGACGCCGAGGAGTCCGTCGAACTCGTCGAGGAACTCAAAGACCTGGAGAAGGTCGACGAGAAGACGGCTTACAAGATCGCGGACCTCCTTCCCCAGAACCGCGACGAACTCCGCTCGGTCTTCGCCCAGGAGCGCTACACGCTCGACGGCGACGAACTCGACGAGATCCTGCAGGTCGTGGCGAAGTACGCCTGA
- a CDS encoding cystathionine gamma-synthase — MERFETRSIHAGQAPDDETGAVMPAIQLSTTFEQDAPGEDKGYEYARTGNPTRAALEANLASLEGGEFGRAFASGMAAIDAILHTLEAGDRVVAGNDVYGGTHRLLTQVYDRHDLETKFVDVTDLDALEAAMTPDTELLWLESPTNPLLSVVAIEAAAEIADEYDALCAVDNTFATPYLQRPLDHGADLVCHSLTKYLGGHSDVVGGAIVTDDEGLDDQFGFVQNAAGGTPGPFESFLVLRGTKTLPVRMDRHCENAAQLASWLENHDAADQVYYPGLDSHPGHEIAAEQMDDFGGMVSVEFDASLDETSELVAATEVFTLAESLGGVESLIEQPAAMTHAAIPREERIEAGLRDGLVRLSVGLEHVEDLQADLQQAIEAAIE, encoded by the coding sequence ATGGAACGGTTCGAGACGCGGTCGATCCACGCGGGGCAGGCCCCGGACGACGAGACGGGTGCCGTCATGCCCGCAATCCAGCTTAGCACCACGTTCGAGCAGGACGCACCCGGTGAGGACAAAGGGTACGAGTACGCGCGCACGGGAAACCCCACCCGCGCGGCACTGGAGGCCAACCTCGCGAGCCTCGAAGGCGGGGAGTTCGGCAGGGCGTTCGCCTCCGGGATGGCTGCGATCGACGCGATCCTCCACACGCTCGAAGCGGGCGATCGGGTGGTCGCAGGCAACGACGTGTACGGCGGGACGCACCGGCTGCTTACCCAGGTGTACGACCGCCACGACCTCGAGACGAAGTTCGTCGACGTGACAGATCTCGACGCCCTCGAGGCTGCAATGACGCCCGACACGGAGCTCCTGTGGCTCGAATCACCGACTAACCCACTACTCTCCGTCGTCGCCATCGAGGCTGCTGCGGAAATCGCCGACGAGTACGACGCGCTCTGTGCCGTCGACAACACGTTCGCGACGCCCTACCTCCAGCGTCCGCTCGACCACGGCGCCGACCTCGTCTGCCACTCGCTGACGAAGTACCTGGGCGGTCACTCGGACGTCGTCGGCGGTGCGATCGTCACCGACGACGAAGGCCTCGACGACCAGTTCGGATTCGTCCAGAACGCGGCCGGCGGGACCCCAGGGCCGTTCGAGAGCTTCCTCGTCCTTCGGGGGACGAAGACGCTCCCCGTCCGGATGGACCGCCACTGCGAGAACGCCGCACAGCTTGCTTCGTGGCTCGAAAACCACGACGCAGCCGACCAGGTCTACTACCCTGGACTGGACTCCCACCCAGGACACGAGATCGCCGCCGAGCAGATGGACGACTTCGGCGGGATGGTCTCCGTCGAGTTCGACGCGAGTCTCGACGAGACGTCGGAGCTGGTCGCCGCGACGGAGGTGTTCACGCTCGCGGAGTCCCTCGGCGGCGTCGAGAGCCTGATCGAGCAGCCAGCCGCGATGACCCACGCTGCGATCCCACGCGAGGAGCGGATCGAGGCGGGCCTCCGGGATGGATTAGTCCGTCTGTCCGTCGGGCTAGAGCACGTGGAGGACCTCCAGGCGGATCTGCAACAAGCGATTGAAGCCGCTATCGAGTAG